The genomic DNA AAGGAAGTGCAGGGGCTGCTCGACGCGAACTCCTGAGCTCGCCTGCTGCTGACGCTCGCCGCACTCGGATCTCCCCGGGTGCGGCGAGCGTTTTGTCGTGGGCATCGCACCCGGGCAGAAGGTGGTGGGGGAGAAGGCCGGAGGGGAGAAGGCCGGAGGCGAAAACGCCGCTGGCCCTGAGTCGTCGCAGAGACGGCTCAGGGCCAGCGGGTGGATGCGGAGGCGGTCAGAGCCAGCGTTCGCGCAGTACCGGCTTCAGCCATGCGGCGGGGGAGGAGATCGACAGTCCGCCGTCGACGGCGATCGACGTGCCGGTGACGAACGACGCGGCGTCCGACGCGAGGAACGCCACGACCGATGCCACCTCCTCCGGGCGTCCGATCCGACCGAGTGGGTAACCCTCGCTCTCCCCGGTATCGGTCGCGGAGATGCTGCCGGGCTGCACGGCATTGACGCGGATGCCGCGTGGGCCGTAGTCGAGGGCCAACTGTCGCACGAGTCCGTCGACGCCCGCCTTCGCCGCGGCATAGGCGGGCAGGGCGGGAGCGGCGAGGGAAGAGTTCACGGAGGTCACCGCGACGATCGACGAGCCGGGAGCCAGGCGTGGCAGCGCCGCACGGGCGACGAAGAACGCGGAGTCGAGCGTGGCGCCGAGCGCTCCTCGCCAGTCATCGTCACTCGTCGCGTCAGCGCGGCCGATCGGCATGCGCCCGGCGGCGAGAACCACGACGTCGAGCCGTCCGAGAGCCTGCTCGGCATCGGAGACGGCACGTTCCGCGGCATCCGACCTGCTGCAGTCGGCCACGAGGTAGCGCTCGAAGACGGCGTCTGCCGAATCTTCGAGGCCGACGCCGATGACGGCGTCCCCGCCGGCGGCGAAGGCGCGCGCGATCGCGAGGCCGATATCGGAGCTGCCGCCGATCAGCAGCACGCCGCGGCGAGTCACACGCGCACCTTTACCGGCAGCGGAGGAAGAGCGAGCTCCTCGACCACGAGGTCGACGGCCGCGCGACTACCGGCGTCGAGGCGAGCGGCGGGGTAGCGCACCGTGGCGTGCTCGATGATGCCACGCGCGACGAGCACCTCTTTGTGCACCGCCCATGCGATGCCGCCCTGCAGCCCTATCAGCACGAGGGGGAGCATACGACGAAAGCCCGCCCGTGCCTCGTCGACGCGCCCGGCGATGAAGTCTGCCAGCACAGGACCGAGCAGGTCGGGG from Microbacterium sp. LWO13-1.2 includes the following:
- a CDS encoding SDR family oxidoreductase → MTRRGVLLIGGSSDIGLAIARAFAAGGDAVIGVGLEDSADAVFERYLVADCSRSDAAERAVSDAEQALGRLDVVVLAAGRMPIGRADATSDDDWRGALGATLDSAFFVARAALPRLAPGSSIVAVTSVNSSLAAPALPAYAAAKAGVDGLVRQLALDYGPRGIRVNAVQPGSISATDTGESEGYPLGRIGRPEEVASVVAFLASDAASFVTGTSIAVDGGLSISSPAAWLKPVLRERWL